The DNA segment AGAACACCGCCCACCTTCACAAACGGAAGGTCATACTCCAATAGGGTACGCATATTAGCCACCGCCCGCGACGTCACCACATCAAAAGTTTCTCGCATATTCTGTTTTGCACATTCTTCGGCGCGCCCATGTACAGCTTTGATATCGGTTAAATGCAATGTATCAATGACCTCATTTAAAAATCGAATGCGCTTGTTCAGTGAATCCATCAATGTAATACGAAGCTGTGGCTCATAGATTTTAAGTGCCATGCCAGGAAATCCCGCTCCTGTTCCGACATCGAGAAGTGTCGTGCCCGGCCGCAAGTAGCCCGTGCGAAATAGAGAAAGGGAATCTAAAAAATGTTTGACATCCACTTCGTCGCTGTCAGTAATAGCAGTGAGATTCATCGTCTCATTGGTTCTCAAAACCATCTCTTTAAAGGCGAGTAAATCATCGATCCTGTCAGTGTTCAGTCCAAAGGTTTCCATTTTAGTTTTTAGCATGGCGTCGTCTCATTTCTAAATGAATTAACAGCACATTGATATCCGCCGGGGAAACCCCTGTGATTCGGGAGGCCTGCCCAATAGATTCTGGTTTGATGCGAGATAACTTTTCCACGGCTTCAAGCCGCAATCCGGAGATGCTGCTGTAATCAAGATTTCTATCTAAGGCTTTATTCTCCATCTTTTTAAATTGGTGGATTTGTTGCTGCTGCTTAGCTATATAGCCTTCGTACTTAGTCATAATGGCTACCTCGTCTGCAATATCTCTGCGCAGCGTTTGGCGCTCGGGATCAAAGACGGCAAGTGCCTCATAGGACAACTCCGGACGGCGCAGAAGTTCTTTTAAACTCACACTGTTGACCAGCGGCGTGGAACCCAACGCTGCCAATTTGGCATTATTTGCCTCAGTTGGAGTAATTTTAATTGACTCAATTCGGGCAAGCTCAGAGGTGATGGCATCTCTACGTGCTATAAAGGCGTCATATCTTTCGTCTGAAATCAAACCGATAGCATGACCTTTTTCTGTAAGACGCAAATCCGCATTGTCTTGGCGCAAGGTGAGACGGTATTCTGCTCGAGCTGTCATCATACGATAAGGTTCACGAGTCCCTTTGGTGACCAAATCATCAATAAGCACGCCAATGTAAGCTTCAGAACGATCTAAAATGAAGGGATCTTTGCCCAAAATTTTAAGTGCGGCATTAATCCCTGCCACCAGGCCTTGAGACCCGGCCTCCTCATACCCGGAAGAACCGTTAATTTGCCCTGCAAAATAAAGTCCGCTGATATCACCATGTTCCAGCGTGCGCTTTAACACCGTGGCATTAATGGCATCGTACTCAATGGCATAGGCGGGACGCATGATTTCGCAGTGCTCCAAACCGATAATCTCTCTATAAAAGGCGTTTTGCACTTCTTCAGGCAAGGATGAAGAGACTCCCTGAATATACATTTCGTCTGTGGTAAGTCCTTCCGGCTCAATAAAAACCTGATGACTTTGACGATCAGCAAATCTTGTGACCTTATCCTCGATCGAAGGGCAGTACCGCGGTCCGGAACCGATAATATTTCCCAAAGACAGCGCTGAACGGTGAATGTTATCTCTGATAATCTCATGACAAGCCTCGGTTGTATAAGTCAGATAACAATCAGCCTGTGTTTTTCTCATGTCCTTATCCAAGTTTTCGAAAGAAAAAGGGACAATCGTGGCATCGCCTTCCTGAACGGTCATAGGAGTAAAATCAATACTTCGCCGATTCACCCGAGCCGGTGTTCCTGTTTTAAGACGCATAAGCTCTAAACCTAAATTTTCAAGAGATCGGGAGAGCTCTGTCGCCGCTTTAAAGCCTTGCGGGCCGGAAGCGTAGTTCACTTCACCAATATGAATCCGACCTTGAAGATAGGTCCCTGTAGCAACAACAATAGCTCGGGCGGTATACACTGCACCGGTGGCAGCGACCACATGGGTCACCTTACCGTTGTCAATGCCGATTTCCACTGCTTCATTTTCTTTTATCGTCAAATGATCCTGAGCTTCCAACACGCGTTTCATAGCATCATGGTAAGCGCGTTTGTCCGCCTGTGCACGAAGAGAGTGAACTGCCGGGCCTTTAGAGGTATTCAGCATGCGAGACTGAATAAACGTGCGATCAATATTTTTGCCCATCTCGCCGCCAAGGGCGTCAATCTCACGAACCAAATGCCCTTTACCGGTGCCGCCAATGTTGGGATTACAACTCATGGCGGCAATGGAGTCCAAGTTGATACACAGCATCAATGTATTAAGACCCAACCGCGCTGAGGCGAGAGCCGCTTCGCTACCAGCATGACCTCCGCCAATGACAACTACATCAAATGTTCCTGCATTGAAATTCTTTCTGTTCATTGTTCCTACTTTCCTATACAGAATTTGCTAAATACCACATCCAACACGTCTTCCGTAGTGGTCTCACCTGTAATTTCTGAGATGTTTAACAGTGCTTCATCCAGATTCACTTGAAGCAAATCCATAAACATCTTCATCTCAATATCTTTCAAGGCCGCGTCCATACTGCTTCGCGCCGCTTTTAATGCCTCAATATGGCGCAGATTGTTCACGTAGTAGTCTGACTCGTTAAGATGACCTTCGAAAAAGAGTTCCAAAATTCTATCCTCAATAGGATCGGCACCATCCTTTAAAATAGACAGACGAATAGAATCTTCCCCCTGTAAAAATACCGCTAAGTCCTCATCGTCCTCATTTTGAACTGCGTCACTCTTATTTAACACCACAATGTGCTTCTTATCCTGGATAAGCTGCAAAATATCCCTATCATCATCTTCCAACGGCCGCGACAAATCAAAAATAGCAATAATCAGATCACTCTTATCTACCAGACTTTTAGCCCGCTCTACACCCATGCGTTCCACAACATCTTCCGTATTCCTTATACCTGCAGTATCGGTAAGTTTTAAGACAATGCCGTTCAAATTCACATAGTCACTGATTGTGTCCCGAGTGGTGCCGGGGATATCCGTCACTATCGCACGCTGTTGACGTAACATCGCATTTAAAAGTGTGGATTTGCCGACATTAGGTTTTCCTAATATTACAGTTTCAATCCCTTCTCTCAAGAGAACGCCTCGATTGGCATTGTCCAGAAGACGATCCAGGTCTCCAATAACCGCCTCTGCTTCACTTTGAAGCCGATCGTAATTGGCCTCGTCGACTTCATCTTCAGGAAAGTCAATGTTTGCTACCACCAGAGAGCTCATATCTATAAGTTTGTCTT comes from the Peptoniphilus equinus genome and includes:
- the mnmG gene encoding tRNA uridine-5-carboxymethylaminomethyl(34) synthesis enzyme MnmG → MNRKNFNAGTFDVVVIGGGHAGSEAALASARLGLNTLMLCINLDSIAAMSCNPNIGGTGKGHLVREIDALGGEMGKNIDRTFIQSRMLNTSKGPAVHSLRAQADKRAYHDAMKRVLEAQDHLTIKENEAVEIGIDNGKVTHVVAATGAVYTARAIVVATGTYLQGRIHIGEVNYASGPQGFKAATELSRSLENLGLELMRLKTGTPARVNRRSIDFTPMTVQEGDATIVPFSFENLDKDMRKTQADCYLTYTTEACHEIIRDNIHRSALSLGNIIGSGPRYCPSIEDKVTRFADRQSHQVFIEPEGLTTDEMYIQGVSSSLPEEVQNAFYREIIGLEHCEIMRPAYAIEYDAINATVLKRTLEHGDISGLYFAGQINGSSGYEEAGSQGLVAGINAALKILGKDPFILDRSEAYIGVLIDDLVTKGTREPYRMMTARAEYRLTLRQDNADLRLTEKGHAIGLISDERYDAFIARRDAITSELARIESIKITPTEANNAKLAALGSTPLVNSVSLKELLRRPELSYEALAVFDPERQTLRRDIADEVAIMTKYEGYIAKQQQQIHQFKKMENKALDRNLDYSSISGLRLEAVEKLSRIKPESIGQASRITGVSPADINVLLIHLEMRRRHAKN
- the mnmE gene encoding tRNA uridine-5-carboxymethylaminomethyl(34) synthesis GTPase MnmE gives rise to the protein MNDTIAAISTATGEAGIGIVRMSGPESVVIADTLFAPISKSAFAGAANRTMVYGHIYDDGRLIDEVLVCKMLGPHSYTREDIVEIYCHGGIIAVRKILEALLHHGARLAERGEFTKRAFLNGRLDLSQAEAVIDLIHSKSDRAYEMSMAQLEGRLSGQIKMIKDKLIDMSSLVVANIDFPEDEVDEANYDRLQSEAEAVIGDLDRLLDNANRGVLLREGIETVILGKPNVGKSTLLNAMLRQQRAIVTDIPGTTRDTISDYVNLNGIVLKLTDTAGIRNTEDVVERMGVERAKSLVDKSDLIIAIFDLSRPLEDDDRDILQLIQDKKHIVVLNKSDAVQNEDDEDLAVFLQGEDSIRLSILKDGADPIEDRILELFFEGHLNESDYYVNNLRHIEALKAARSSMDAALKDIEMKMFMDLLQVNLDEALLNISEITGETTTEDVLDVVFSKFCIGK
- the rsmG gene encoding 16S rRNA (guanine(527)-N(7))-methyltransferase RsmG, with product MLKTKMETFGLNTDRIDDLLAFKEMVLRTNETMNLTAITDSDEVDVKHFLDSLSLFRTGYLRPGTTLLDVGTGAGFPGMALKIYEPQLRITLMDSLNKRIRFLNEVIDTLHLTDIKAVHGRAEECAKQNMRETFDVVTSRAVANMRTLLEYDLPFVKVGGVLIAMKGPEAEDELNASQKALTTLGGKVLEILSVELPEDLHHTLVIIKKIAPTPDKYPRAGGKPRSNPL